The DNA segment TTTAATTTATAAACTCCCTTGGAGGGCCTATCTAGACAGCCAATAATATTCATTGCAGTACTTTTGCCTGAACCACTTGCACCCATAACAGCCAAATAGTCACCTTTATAAATTTCTAAATTTACATTATCTAAGGCTTTTACAATAAGATCATCTTTACCGTAAGTCTTAGATACTTTTTCTAAGGTCGCAACTTTTTTAGTCATTTATGAATAATTTTTTAGAGCATATTATTTGTTACAGCTAAGATATCCTGTAAAAAAGGAGTTTCTGATACTGCTGAATTAGCTAATTTGAAAAGAGGGTTAGAAAGTATTCCTCCTAAAGCTGTCACAGCTATACAAGTATATAAAGCAATTCTTAACGGAGGTAATCCTATTATATTCCATTTGATTTCAGGATAGGATTTTACTATTTCAGAAGCTTCTTGGGGCTCTTTTACTACCATCATTTTTATAACCGAGATGTAGTAATAAATTGAAATTACTGAAGTAACCAATCCAACAACTACTAAAAGATATTGATGATTAGCCCAGCCTGCAAAGAACAAATATATTTTCCCGAAAAAACCTAACATAGGCGGAAGTCCTCCGAGAGAAAGAAGACATAAACTCAAACCCAAAGTAATTAAGGGATCTTTTTGATACAGGCCTGAATAATCTGAAATTCTATCTGAGCCAGTTCTAAGAGAAAAAAGTATTACACATGAAAAAGCTCCTAGATTCATAAATAAGTAAGCAGCCAAGTATAAGACAGCAGCTGAAAGACCATCTTGAGTCCCGGAAACTATTCCAATCATTACAAATCCTGCTTGACCAATTGAACTATAAGCCAACATTCTTTTCATTGAGGTTTGGGCCAATGCAACAATATTTCCTAAGGCCATACTTAAAATAGCTAAAATGGTAAATAGTAATTTCCATTGTTCATCAAAAGAAGAAAAAGAGGTGGTTAAAATTCTTATTGCAAAAGCAAATCCAGCAGTCTTTGAACCAACTGACAAAAAAGCTACTACCGGCGTGGGAGATCCTTCGTAGACATCGGGTGTCCACTGATGAAATGGAACTGCAGCAATTTTAAAAGCAACAGTTGATAAGACAAAGACTAGAGATAAGGATGTAATAAAAGATGGCTTATTTATTATCTCTACTCCAATAGTTGATAAGTTTGTGGAACCACTTAGACCATAAAGAAATGAGGATCCATATAAATAAATTGCAGCTGCTGCTGATCCGACAAGAAGATATTTTAAAGCGGCCTCTGAGCTTCTTGGGTCTCTTTTGAGGTAACCGGAAAGCAAATAACTTGCTACTGATAAAGTTTCTAAAGATATAAATACACTTACAAGGTCAGTAGATCCACACAAAAGCATGGCTCCTAAAGTTGCCGATAAAACTATTGCAGCAAATTCTCCGATTGGACTTCCACTCTGCTCTGTATAACGCCAACTAATGAGTAAGGAAATCAAAGTTGATAATGCAATGATTGATCTAAATGCAATAGCTAGATTATCTGAATTAAAAGAACCAAGGAATGCGTTATTAACAGGGTTACTCCACTGAAAAGCGAGACTTACCAGAGAACTGCCTAAAGAAATATAACAAATCACAGGCGCCCACCTAGAGGCTGTCTTTTCGCCAGCTAGATCAACAAGAAGAGTACCAACAATACCAAGCAAAATGAAAGCTTCTGGAATAATTGCTTGAGCATTTAAATTAATTGTAAAGATTTCGTTAGGCACTTAATTAAATTGAATGTTTGATTGTAAGGATGTAAGAGTTAATCTTAAGTTGATTATAATTTGTGGGTATGATTTTTGAAATTCTTGAGCAAGTTTGTTTTAAGAAGTTTCAATTAATCATAATATGCCCTAATTGATTAAAAAAACACCAATTATTTGAAATAGACCTTGGATCACACACTTGTTATTGTTGAAAGTCCCACAAAGGCAAAAACTATAAGAAGGTTTTTGCCTCCTAATTATGAAGTTTTAGCTTCTATGGGGCATGTAAGAGATCTTCCAAAAGGAGCTGCTGAAATCCCTGCATCAGTAAAAAAAGAAAAATGGTCAAGAATAGGTGTAAACACTACAGAAGATTTTGAACCACTTTATATCGTTCCTAAAGAAAAAAAGAAAGTTGTTAAAGATTTAAAAAATGCCTTAAAAGATGCTACCCAATTACTATTAGCAACTGATGAAGATAGGGAGGGAGAGAGTATAAGTTGGCACTTAATGCAAATACTTAAACCCAAGATTCCAACTAAACGGATGGTTTTTCATGAAATTACTAAAAAGGCTATTAATAAGGCTCTAGATGAAACTAGAGAAATTGATATGGAATTAGTTCAGGCCCAAGAAACAAGAAGAATTCTTGACAGGCTTTTTGGATATGAACTTTCCCCATTACTTTGGAAAAAGGTAGCCCCTAGGCTTTCTGCAGGTCGTGTTCAGTCTGTATCTGTAAGATTGCTTGTTAATAAAGAAAGAGAAAGGAGAGCTTTTAAAAAAGCTACTTATTGGGGATTAAAAGCCACTTTACTTAAGGATAATGTTTTTTTTGACAGTAAGTTATCTAGCCTATCTGGTCAGAAAATCTCTAACGGATCTGATTTTGATGAGAAAACCGGTAAATTAAAAAATGGTAATAAATCTTTAATTTTGAACGAAGAGAGAGCGAAGAGTTTGCTCAAGTCTTTATCTGAAGAAAAGTGGAGAGTTATAAAAATAGAGAAAAAACCAACAACTAGGAAGCCTGTTCCACCATTTACTACTAGTACCTTGCAGCAGGAGGCTAATCGAAAACTTCGATTATCAGCAAGAGAAACAATGAGATGTGCACAAGGCTTGTATGAGAGAGGTTTTATTACATATATGAGAACTGATTCGGTACATCTCTCAGAACAAGCAATAAGAGCGGCGAGAGAATGTGTGCAGTCAAGATACGGAAAAGAATATTTATCAAGTTCAGTTCGTCAATTTAATTCAAAAGAAAGGAATGCTCAAGAAGCTCATGAAGCTATTAGACCTGCCGGAGAAGTATTTAAAACACCCAGCGATACAGACTTGGCGGGAAGGGATCTTTCCCTATATGAATTAATTTGGAAAAGAACTGTTGCCAGTCAAATGGCTGAAGCAAGATTAACTATGGTTAATGCTGAAATAGAAGTGGGAGAAGGATTATTTAAGTCCAGTGGAAAAAGTATTGATTTTGCAGGATTTTTTAGAGCTTACGTCGAAGGTAGTGATGATCCAAGTGCATCATTGGAACAGCAAGAAGTAATTCTCCCAAATTTAACTCTTGGGTCTACTCTTGAGGTGGCCAGTAAAGAGGCTACTTATCATGAGACTAAATCTCCAGCCAGATATACTGAGGCTGCATTAGTTAAAGTTCTAGAAAAAGAGGGCATAGGCAGACCTTCTACTTATGCAAGTATTATTGGAACAATAGTTGATAGGGGTTATGCAAATATTTCTTCAAACTCTTTATCTCCTACCTTTACTGCTTTTGCTGTTACGGCATTACTAGAGGAGCACTTCCCTGATCTAGTAGATACTACTTTTACGGCAAAAATGGAATCTTCATTAGATGAAATTTCTTCAGGTAATCTAGAATGGCTACCATATTTAGAAACTTTTTATAAAGGTAAAAACGGTCTTGAGGTGAAAGTTCAGAAAACAGAAGGTGATATTGATGGGAAAGCATATAGACAAGTTGATTTTGATGATCTCCCTTGTGTAGTTAGAATCGGATCAAACGGGCCATGGCTAGAGGGAGTAAAAATAGATGAATCAGGAAATGAAATACAAGCAAAAGGAAATCTCCCTATGGATATTACTCCTGGAGATTTAGATAAAAAGAAAGTTGATCAAATACTAAGTGGCCCCTCAGATCTTGGGACTGATCCAAAAACAGGTGAGCAAGTATTTTTGAGATTTGGTCCTTATGGACCTTATGTTCAGCTAGGTAATATTGAAGAGGGTAAAGCCAAGCCAAGAAGGGCTAGTTTACCCAAAGACTTGAAAACTGATGACTTGTCATTATCGGAAGCTCTAGAACTATTAAGCTTACCAAAATTGCTTGGAGAGCATCCCGAGGGTGGAATTGTTGAGGCTGACAGAGGAAGATTTGGTCCTTATATTAAATGGATCAAAGATGAAGATACTTCTGAAAATAGATCTTTAAAAAAAGAAGATGATGTATTTAAGGTTGATCTTAAGCGTGCATTAGAAATCCTCGCGATGCCAAAATTAGGGAGAGGGGGACAAGAAGTAATAAAGGATTTTGGGAAACCTAAAGAGTTAAATGATAAAGTTCAAGTTTTAAATGGAAAATATGGAATATATGTGAAGTGTGGGAAAATAAATGTTTCTCTGCCTAAAGATACTGATTTAGAAAAATTTACAATTGAAAATGCCTTGATTCTTTTAGAAGAGAAAATGAAAGATAAAAAGGTTTCTGTTTTCAAAAAAAATAAAGTAATTAGTAAAAAGACCAAAAAAAATAAAAAAATTAAAAAATAAATATGGGTTTTAAAATAAAAAAAGTTTTTTTATTGATAATTTTATTTTTATTGCAATCATGCTCGGGAGGGAGAGTTGGAGATTTCTTAGAATCTAGTTTTAAAAATGTTGAAGAATCAAGAATTAAAGAAGATGCTAAAAATAATTTAAAAAATAAAAAAGTATTTAAACTTGAGGAAAATATTGAAAATATACAAATTATTAAAGAACAAATAATCAAAGATGATGTTAAAAATAATTTAAAGAATAAAAAAGTTATTAAGCTTGAGGAGAAACAAAAAAACACCAAAAAAATTAATAAGCAAAAAATTTCGATCCCAAAAAGAAAATATCAGCCTCAATCATACAAAATTATTTTTATTTTAAAAGATGTAGATCCAAAAGACCCTATTGAAGATCTAAGTAACATTTTAAGAAATTCTGATGTAAATTTCGAAATAGAAAAGATAGAACGTTTTCTTGACTCAAAAAACGAAAGTATAAAAAGGGATTAAATAGCGTGAAAAATCATATGAAATTTTTAAGAAAAAATGACGCACTTAATATTGTTGAACCTTCCTATTTAGCTTCTCTTTCTTCTTTACTTTGGGTCGCTTTATATTATTTACCTATAGGTGGAGCATTGTTGAGATTAGTATTACCACTCCCTATGATCTTGTTGCACTTGAGAAGAGGAACTAGTACTGCCTTGGAAGGCCTCATAATACAATTTCTTTTGTTATTAATACTTATGGGTCCAATTAGAGGGACTTTATTTTTATTCCCATATGGAATATTAGCCTTTTGGCTCGGATGGTCTTGGTTCAAGCAAAAAAACTGGTGGCTTAGTTGGAGTGTAGGTTTTATTCTAGGGACATTAGGTTTTTTTATAAGAGTATTTGCATTATCAACGTTAGTTGGTGATAATCTTTGGATAATAATAACAAGAGCAAGTTATGGACTTTTAGACAAATTTATAGAATTATTTAATTTACCCTTTTCACCTTCGATCAGAATTATACAATTAGTCGCACTACTATTAATAATTTTTCAAGAAATGGTTTATGTCTTAACTATACATATTCTTTCATATTCTCTTTTCCCTAGATTAAATTCAAATATTCCTGATCCTCCAAAAATAATGAATGGATTTGTTGATTTAGGTCTTTGATATAAGATTAAATAATGCAGAAAACGTATTTAGGAATAAAGTTATTTGGTAGTAAAATTAATCAAAAATTATGTTCTGAAAGAGTAGAAACTCTTAAAAAAGAAATTGATAATTTTATTTTCTATCTTGTTATTGCAGGGACAGAAACATCTCAAATTCGAGGTATATCTGCAGCCGGAATTAATTCAAAAGCTAGAAGGAAAACTGCATTAGCAGATGCTGAATTTCTTCTTTTTGGTGCCTTTATAGATCATAAATATAAATTACCTTTTTTAAATGCAGGAGTTACCCCAGCATTGATAAGTTATGTGTGCTCGAAACTGATATGTGCGAGTCCAATAGTTGTCCCCATAGGAATAAATGAAAAACCTTACTTTAGACATTTGATTGTGGAAAACTATTCGGTAGGTCCCTCTAAATGCTTAACTACGGGAAAATCTATGAATAAAAATAGAGTTTTGAGT comes from the Prochlorococcus marinus str. MIT 9515 genome and includes:
- a CDS encoding DUF2232 domain-containing protein, translating into MKFLRKNDALNIVEPSYLASLSSLLWVALYYLPIGGALLRLVLPLPMILLHLRRGTSTALEGLIIQFLLLLILMGPIRGTLFLFPYGILAFWLGWSWFKQKNWWLSWSVGFILGTLGFFIRVFALSTLVGDNLWIIITRASYGLLDKFIELFNLPFSPSIRIIQLVALLLIIFQEMVYVLTIHILSYSLFPRLNSNIPDPPKIMNGFVDLGL
- a CDS encoding NAD(P)H-quinone oxidoreductase subunit N, which encodes MPNEIFTINLNAQAIIPEAFILLGIVGTLLVDLAGEKTASRWAPVICYISLGSSLVSLAFQWSNPVNNAFLGSFNSDNLAIAFRSIIALSTLISLLISWRYTEQSGSPIGEFAAIVLSATLGAMLLCGSTDLVSVFISLETLSVASYLLSGYLKRDPRSSEAALKYLLVGSAAAAIYLYGSSFLYGLSGSTNLSTIGVEIINKPSFITSLSLVFVLSTVAFKIAAVPFHQWTPDVYEGSPTPVVAFLSVGSKTAGFAFAIRILTTSFSSFDEQWKLLFTILAILSMALGNIVALAQTSMKRMLAYSSIGQAGFVMIGIVSGTQDGLSAAVLYLAAYLFMNLGAFSCVILFSLRTGSDRISDYSGLYQKDPLITLGLSLCLLSLGGLPPMLGFFGKIYLFFAGWANHQYLLVVVGLVTSVISIYYYISVIKMMVVKEPQEASEIVKSYPEIKWNIIGLPPLRIALYTCIAVTALGGILSNPLFKLANSAVSETPFLQDILAVTNNML
- the topA gene encoding type I DNA topoisomerase produces the protein MDHTLVIVESPTKAKTIRRFLPPNYEVLASMGHVRDLPKGAAEIPASVKKEKWSRIGVNTTEDFEPLYIVPKEKKKVVKDLKNALKDATQLLLATDEDREGESISWHLMQILKPKIPTKRMVFHEITKKAINKALDETREIDMELVQAQETRRILDRLFGYELSPLLWKKVAPRLSAGRVQSVSVRLLVNKERERRAFKKATYWGLKATLLKDNVFFDSKLSSLSGQKISNGSDFDEKTGKLKNGNKSLILNEERAKSLLKSLSEEKWRVIKIEKKPTTRKPVPPFTTSTLQQEANRKLRLSARETMRCAQGLYERGFITYMRTDSVHLSEQAIRAARECVQSRYGKEYLSSSVRQFNSKERNAQEAHEAIRPAGEVFKTPSDTDLAGRDLSLYELIWKRTVASQMAEARLTMVNAEIEVGEGLFKSSGKSIDFAGFFRAYVEGSDDPSASLEQQEVILPNLTLGSTLEVASKEATYHETKSPARYTEAALVKVLEKEGIGRPSTYASIIGTIVDRGYANISSNSLSPTFTAFAVTALLEEHFPDLVDTTFTAKMESSLDEISSGNLEWLPYLETFYKGKNGLEVKVQKTEGDIDGKAYRQVDFDDLPCVVRIGSNGPWLEGVKIDESGNEIQAKGNLPMDITPGDLDKKKVDQILSGPSDLGTDPKTGEQVFLRFGPYGPYVQLGNIEEGKAKPRRASLPKDLKTDDLSLSEALELLSLPKLLGEHPEGGIVEADRGRFGPYIKWIKDEDTSENRSLKKEDDVFKVDLKRALEILAMPKLGRGGQEVIKDFGKPKELNDKVQVLNGKYGIYVKCGKINVSLPKDTDLEKFTIENALILLEEKMKDKKVSVFKKNKVISKKTKKNKKIKK